From the genome of Pseudomonadota bacterium:
ACGCTGCTCGCGCTCGGCAACGGCGTGATCGTCACAGCCTTCGACCTCAGTGCCGATGCGGCTGATCTCGTGCGCTTCTTCTGCATCGCCATCACCTTCAGCTACCTGTTCTCGGGCTTGCAATTCATTGCCAGCCCGATCTACAGCGCATTGAACCACCCCGGGTACTCGACGCTGGCCAATGTCGGCCGCGACCTGCTGCTCACGCTGCCGCTGGTGCTGCTCGGCGCCAGCCAACTGGGCGCCGAGGGCGTCATGGCAGGGCAAGCCGCGGCCGCCTCCCTCGCGGGCCTTCTGAGCTTCGCCGTCGCACGCCGGCTGATCGCGATCGAATCGAGCGGCCACCGCGCGACCCTGTCCGACTGGCTGCACAAATCGCCGTGCGACTTCCACCGTCCGGTGTCGCCCGGGATCCAGACGCGCGGCCATTGAGCCCGCGTCGCCACCGCGGCAACACCGAGCTCCGGAATGCCCTGCAAGCCGCCTCAGGCGTGCTAGCTTCTGCAACCACGCCCAACACCATCGAGCCACCATGTTGCTGCAATCGATCAAGACCTGGGTCACGGTGCCACCGAGCGGCATCGGCGGCAGTTTCTGGGTCCTTTTGAAAATCACGACCGACGACGGCGTCGAGGGCATTGGCGAGTGCTACGGCATCCCCGTGTCAGGTGACATCGCCTGTCGCATGGTCGAGGACACCTTCGAGCGGTTCTTCGCCGGCACCGACCCCCACCGCGTGGAGACGCTGTTTCGACGCGTGTACTCGGCCGGGTTCACGCAGCGACCCGACGTCAGCATGATGGGCGTGTTCAGCGGCCTCGAGATGGCCGTCTGGGACATCCTTGGCAAACTGCACGACCAGCCCGTCTACCAGTTGCTCGGCGGGCGTTTCCACGACCGGCTGCGCGCCTACACATACCTCTACCCCTGGGGCGTCGACAAGCACGGGGCGGTCGGCGACGGCCAGGGCGACGTCTACCACGACGGTGACGCCGCCGCGGAACGGGCACTGGACTACCTCGCACTCGGGTTCACGGCGTTGAAGCAGGACCCGGCCGGGCCCTACAGTTTTCAGGGTGGCCGCGAACTGTCGCTGCACGAACTGTCGCGCAGCGAGTACAGCATCAAACGGCTGCGCGAGGCCGTCGGTGACCGCGCCGACCTCCTGGTCGGCACGCACGGGCAGATGACAACCGGCTCCGCAATCCGCCTCGCCAAACGCCTGGAACCCCACGACCCGCTCTGGTTCGAGGAGCCCTGCCCGCCGGACAACATGGCTGCGCACGCCGAGGTGGTGCGCGCCACATCGATCCCGGTGGCCACCGGCGAACGCCTGACGACCAAGACCGAGTTTCACGCGGCACTGCAGGCGGGCGTGCGCGTCGTCCAGCCGGACATCGGCCGCTCGGGCGGCGTCTGGGAGACCAAGAAGATCGCCATGCTGTGCGAGCTCCACAACGCCCAGATGGCGCCGCACATCTATTGCGGCCCCGTGGCCCACGCGGCCGCGTTGCACGTCGGCTTCAGCAGCCCGGCGTTTCTGATCCTGGAGACCATCCAGACCGATTTTCACGACGCGATCCTCGACGCGCCGCTGCCGTTTGAGGACGGCTACTTTCTGCCGCCCACCGCCGCCGGCCTCGGCATCACGCTGAACGAAGCCGCCATCGAGGCGGCGCCCTACACGAGCGGCGGACGCCTGCACCTCGAGATGTGCCAGACGCCGCTGGACTCGGCCAACACGCGCACGATCAGCGAGATCGAGTAGTCCGCACCTGCAACCAGCCTGCGAGCGCGGCGACGCTGTCAAGCACGCCGTCCGCCAGGGGCGTCAGTTCGTCGCGGCGGGCCGGCCCGGTCAACACGCCGATCGCCAGGCCG
Proteins encoded in this window:
- a CDS encoding mandelate racemase/muconate lactonizing enzyme family protein — protein: MLLQSIKTWVTVPPSGIGGSFWVLLKITTDDGVEGIGECYGIPVSGDIACRMVEDTFERFFAGTDPHRVETLFRRVYSAGFTQRPDVSMMGVFSGLEMAVWDILGKLHDQPVYQLLGGRFHDRLRAYTYLYPWGVDKHGAVGDGQGDVYHDGDAAAERALDYLALGFTALKQDPAGPYSFQGGRELSLHELSRSEYSIKRLREAVGDRADLLVGTHGQMTTGSAIRLAKRLEPHDPLWFEEPCPPDNMAAHAEVVRATSIPVATGERLTTKTEFHAALQAGVRVVQPDIGRSGGVWETKKIAMLCELHNAQMAPHIYCGPVAHAAALHVGFSSPAFLILETIQTDFHDAILDAPLPFEDGYFLPPTAAGLGITLNEAAIEAAPYTSGGRLHLEMCQTPLDSANTRTISEIE